The stretch of DNA AGACGAGGAGGAACCTCTGTGGATAGGTAGGATGAGCGGTACCATAACGCATCAATGTCCTGCAAGACGGTGCGTTATGGCTGCGCCTAACAGCACCCTACCACGGGGGCACTAGCTCGGATCTACCCACATCAATGCCTTACAAGACGGTGCGTTACGGCTTCGCCTAAAGCACCCTACTGTAGATAGATGTCTACCTGCTGAGCGATCGCAGGGCTGTATCCTAAAGCAAAATTGAGGCTTCTTCGGCTAGCTTCGATCGCTCACCTTTATACAGGGTAATGTGGCCGGCTAGGGGGTTGTTTTTGAACCGTTCTACTACATAGGTTAGGCCGTTACTCGCGGCGTCTACGTAGGGATTGTCGATCTGGTCAATGTCGCCGGTGAGCACAATTTTGGTGCCCTCACCTGCCCGCGTCAGGATGGTTTTCACCTCGTGGGGCGTGAGGTTCTGGGCTTCGTCGATGATGAAGTATTGCTGGGGAATGCTGCGTCCGCGAATGTAGGCGAGGGCTTCAATTTGCAAGAGGCCGCGATCGCTGAGTTCTTCATAGCCATGCCGCCAATGGCCGGGCTTATCCACGGAGCTGGGGTTGCCAAAAATCAGGTCAAAATTATCGTAGAGGGGACGCATCCAAGGGGTGAGTTTTTCATTGACATCGCCCGGTAGATAGCCCAAGTCTTTGCCCATAGGTACGATGGGGCGGGAAATTAAGAGCCGACTGTAGAGGCGTTCATCAGCTACTTTGTGTAAACCGGCAGCGATCGCCAAGAGAGTTTTGCCGGTGCCAGCTTTGCCCACCAGGGTCACCAAGGGAACCGAATCTCGCAGCAGCAGCTCGAAGGCAAACTTTTGTTCACGGTTGCGGGCATGGATGCGCGAAATGCCCGCGTAGGGAAATTTGGGCAGGGGGGTAATCTGACCGGTTAACCCATCCACCAAACCTAGGGCTGTATGGGAGGGATTGGTTTCATCGACTAAGGTAATCGCTTGGTTGGGTAACAGCTTGGCATCAAGGGCGATCGTTCCTTCGCGATAGAGTTGGTCAATCACCTCCGCAGACACCATCACCTCCGCCATGCCGGTGTAGAGGTCGTCAACGTCTACCTTATCGGTTTCGTAGTCTTCCGATCGCAGATCTAGGGCATCGGCCTTAATTCGTAGGTTGGTATCTTTACTCACCAGAATGACGGGGCAATCACACTGGCGCTTCATCTCTAGGGCCACGGCTAAGATGGCATTATCCGCCTGATCGCCTTCCAACTCGGGCGGCAGGGCCTCTAAGGTTTCTCGATGGCATAGGGCCACACGCAAATGACCGCCATTCTCTAGGGGAATGCCGTCCGTTAAATGGCCTTGCTGGCGCAGGGCGTCGAGGTTGCGAGACACTTGGCGGGCGTTGCGCCCGGTCATTTCTGGCTGTTTCTTGAAGCGATCCAGTTCCTCAATGATAGTGATCGGTAAGACTACGTCATTATCCTCAAACCTCAGCATCGCACTTGGATCATGGAGCAATACATTGGTGTCGAGAACAAAGACTTTTTTCATTGAGGACATTCCAAAAAGATGCAGTGGGCGATCGCACAGAGACAGAAAACCGGGATGTCTAGAGATCTCTCTTAGACGGCTGCCATAGCAAAAATCCAGATCCAGAGCAGCACCGCGATGACTAGACTAACCAACAATCCCATGAAATGGGGACGATTCGGGAGTGAAATAGGACGCATCGTGCTTCCTCCCTTAGTGCTATACCTTAATTATTGAATAAAGCTTAGAGCCACGGGGGATTCGGCAACGAACTGTCACATCTTGGCTACCTGAACGTCAGCTAGTCACAGCGTTGCTGGGCCTGCTCTTGCCATTGCTGGTGGGACTGTTTTAGAAGAGCGATCGCTTTATCAAAACTATCGACACAGTGGGGAATTTGTAGATCGCTGGGGACAATAAACGGGGTGGTGCCCTGCACCATATGCTTGTCCACCCAGCGGATTAAATCTGTCCACATCTCGCCGATAAAGATCAGCGGTGTACCATCTAGCTTGTCCACCTGCAGCAGTTGCCAAATCATCAGAGCTTCCAGGGTGGTGCCAATGCCGCCGGGCACCACCACAAAAGCATCGGAAATCAGCGCAAAATGATGCAGGCGCGAGAAAAAGGTTTGATGGTTATACACATGCTCGACAAAGGGATTGGTGGATTGTTCAAAGGACAGATCAACCCGAATCCCGATCGATTGGGTGAGGTTATCGGGATCTGCCAACACACTCCCCTCATTGGCTG from Candidatus Obscuribacterales bacterium encodes:
- a CDS encoding LOG family protein — protein: MTQFGVNYPPNSDPSCRPHLIHPSVDGVSCADDAALDIVDEAVMSLWQVVNNLTRIRPQKRDRYRVAIFGSARMASHDPIYQGVQCLAGELTRWGCDIVTGGGPGLMQAANEGSVLADPDNLTQSIGIRVDLSFEQSTNPFVEHVYNHQTFFSRLHHFALISDAFVVVPGGIGTTLEALMIWQLLQVDKLDGTPLIFIGEMWTDLIRWVDKHMVQGTTPFIVPSDLQIPHCVDSFDKAIALLKQSHQQWQEQAQQRCD
- a CDS encoding PhoH family protein, encoding MKKVFVLDTNVLLHDPSAMLRFEDNDVVLPITIIEELDRFKKQPEMTGRNARQVSRNLDALRQQGHLTDGIPLENGGHLRVALCHRETLEALPPELEGDQADNAILAVALEMKRQCDCPVILVSKDTNLRIKADALDLRSEDYETDKVDVDDLYTGMAEVMVSAEVIDQLYREGTIALDAKLLPNQAITLVDETNPSHTALGLVDGLTGQITPLPKFPYAGISRIHARNREQKFAFELLLRDSVPLVTLVGKAGTGKTLLAIAAGLHKVADERLYSRLLISRPIVPMGKDLGYLPGDVNEKLTPWMRPLYDNFDLIFGNPSSVDKPGHWRHGYEELSDRGLLQIEALAYIRGRSIPQQYFIIDEAQNLTPHEVKTILTRAGEGTKIVLTGDIDQIDNPYVDAASNGLTYVVERFKNNPLAGHITLYKGERSKLAEEASILL